The Cervus elaphus chromosome 22, mCerEla1.1, whole genome shotgun sequence genome has a window encoding:
- the PHC1 gene encoding polyhomeotic-like protein 1 isoform X2, whose translation METESEQNSNSTNGSSGSGGSSRPQIAQMSLYERQAVQALQALQRQPNAAQYFHQFMLQQQLSNAQLHSLAAVQQATIAASRQASSPNTSTAQQQTSTTQASINLATTSAAQLISRSQSVSSPSATTLTQSVLLGNTTSPPLNQSQAQMYLRLGNLLQVNRTLGRNVPLASQLILMPNGAVAAVQQEAPSAQSPGVHTDADQVQNLAVRNQQASAQGPQMQGSAQKAIPPGASPVSSLSQASSQALAVAQASSGASGQSLNLSQASGGSGTSIPGSMGPGGGGQAPGGLGQLPSSGMGGGGSCPRKGTGVVQPLPAAQAVTVSQGSQTEAESAAAKKAEADGAGQQNVGMNLTRTATPAPSQTLISSATYTQIQPHSLIQQQQQIHLQQKQVVIQQQIAIHHQQQFPHRQSQLLHTATHLQLAQQQQQQQQQATTLTAPQPPPGPPTQPVPPSPSQQPAQTLVVQPMLQSSPLSLPPDPAPKPPIPIQSKPPAAPLKPPQLGAAKMSAAQQPPPHIPVQVVGTRQPGTAQAQALGLAQLAAAVPTSRGMPGTVPPGQAHLASSPPSSQAPGALQECPPTLASGMTLAPVQGTAHVVKGGATTSSPVVAQVPAAFYMQSVHLPGKPQTLAVKRKAESEEERDDVSTLSSMIPAKTSPVVESPKAMEEKGSLGDKAEPVTSANANTLSSDIVALAPAPSAPPPSLAMVSRQMGDSKPPQAIVKPQILTHIIEGFVIQEGAEPFPVGCSQLLKESEKPLQTGLTTGLNENQSGGPLGGDSPSAELDKKANLLKCEYCGKYAPAEQFRGSKRFCSMTCAKRYNVSCSHQFRLKRKKMKEFQEANYARVRRRGPRRGSSDIARAKIQGKRHRGQEDSSRGSDNSSYDEALSPTSPGPLSVRAGHGERDLGNPNTAPPTPELHGINPVFLSSNPSRWSVEEVYEFIASLQGCQEIAEEFRSQEIDGQALLLLKEEHLMSAMNIKLGPALKICAKINVLKET comes from the exons ATGGAGACTGAGAGTGAACAGAACTCCAACTCCACCAATGGGAGTTCCGGCTCTGGGGGCAGCTCTCGGCCCCAGATCGCTCAAATGTCACTGTATGAACGGCAGGCCGTGCAG gCTCTGCAGGCACTGCAGCGTCAGCCCAACGCGGCTCAGTATTTCCACCAGTTCATGCTCCAGCAGCAGCTCAGCAATGCCCAGCTGCATAGCCTGGCTGCCGTCCAGCAG GCCACAATTGCTGCCAGTCGGCAGGCCAGCTCCCCAAACACCAGCACTGCACAGCAGCAGACCTCCACCACCCAGGCCTCC ATCAATCTGGCCACCACGTCGGCCGCCCAGCTCATCAGCCGGTCCCAGAGTGTGAGCTCTCCCAGTGCTACCACTTTGACCCAATCTGTGCTACTGGGGaacaccacctccccacccctcaacCAGTCCCAGGCCCAGATGTATCTGCGG CTGGGAAACCTATTGCAGGTAAACCGGACCCTGGGCCGGAATGTGCCTCTAGCCTCCCAACTCATCCTGATGCCTAACGGGGCGGTGGCTGCAGTCCAGCAGGAGGCGCCATCTGCTCAGTCTCCTGGAGTCCACACAGATGCCGATCAG GTGCAGAACTTGGCCGTCAGGAACCAGCAGGCCTCCGCCCAAGGACCCCAAATGCAAGGCTCTGCTCAGAAGGCCATCCCTCCTGGGGCCTCCCCTGTCTCCAGCCTCTCCCAGGCTTCTAGCCAGGCCCTTGCGGTGGCTCAGGCTTCCTCTGGGGCCTCAGGCCAGTCCCTCAACCTTAGTCAAGCTAGTGGAGGCAGTGGGACTAGCATCCCAGGGTCCATGGGTCCTGGAGGAGGCGGCCAGGCTCCTGGGGGCTTGGGGCAGTTACCTTCCTCAGGAATGGGTGGTGGTGGGAGCTGCCCCAGGAAGGGCACCGGAGTGGTGCAGCCCTTGCCTGCAGCCCAGGCAGTGACTGTGAGTCAGGGCAGCCAGACAGAAGCAGAAAGTGCAGCGGCCaagaaagcagaagcagatggGGCTGGTCAGCAGAACGTGGGCATGAACCTCACCCGGACCGCCACTCCTGCTCCCAGCCAGACCCTCATTAGCTCAG CCACCTACACGCAGATCCAGCCCCACTCCCtgattcagcagcagcagcagatccaCCTCCAGCAGAAGCAGGTGGTGATCCAGCAGCAGATCGCcatccaccaccagcagcagTTCCCGCACCGCCAGTCCCAGCTTCTGCACACGGCCACGCACCTCCAGctggcccagcagcagcagcagcagcagcagcaggccaccACCCTCACTGCCCCGCAGCCTCCGCCGGGCCCCCCGACCCAGCCGGTCCCGCCGTCCCCGTCCCAGCAGCCAGCCCAGACCCTGGTCGTCCAGCCCATGCTGCAGTCTTCACCGCTGTCCCTGCCGCCGGACCCCGCCCCCAAGCCCCCCATCCCCATTCAGTCCAAACCACCGGCAGCCCCTCTCAAGCCCCCTCAGCTAGGGGCTGCCAAGATGTCCGCTGcccagcagcccccaccccacatccCCGTGCAAGTGGTGGGCACCCGGCAGCCGGGTACAGCCCAGGCCCAGGCTTTGGGGCTGGCCCAGCTGGCAGCTGCTGTCCCCACTTCCCGGGGGATGCCAGGCACAGTGCCGCCGGGCCAGGCCCACTTGGCCTCCTCGCCGCCTTCATCCCAGGCCCCGGGTGCGCTGCAGGAGTGCCCGCCCACGTTGGCCTCAGGGATGACCCTGGCCCCTGTGCAGGGGACGGCGCACGTGGTGAAGGGCGGGGCGACCACCTCCTCGCCCGTGGTGGCCCAGGTCCCTGCCGCCTTCTACATGCAGTCTGTGCACTTGCCG GGCAAACCCCAGACACTGGCTGTAAAGCGCAAGGCTGAGTCTGAGGAGGAGCGAGATGACGTCTCCACATTGAGTTCAATGATTCCCGCGAAGACATCTCCAGTGGTAGAGAGCCCGAAGGCCATGGAGGAGAAGGGCAGTCTTGGAG ATAAAGCTGAGCCAGTGACCAGCGCGAACGCTAACACCCTGAGCAGTGACATTGTAGCTTTGGCTCCCGCCCCATCAGCGCCCCCTCCTTCACTGGCCATGGTGTCCAGACAGATGGGTGACTCCAAGCCCCCCCAGGCCATTGTGAAGCCCCAGATCCTCACCCACATCATCGAAGGCTTTGTTATCCAGGAAGGAGCAGAGCCTTTCCCG GTGGGCTGTTCTCAGTTATTGAAAGAGtctgagaagcccctgcagacTGGCCTCACCACAGGACTGAATGAGAATCAGTCGGGTGGTCCCTTGGGTGGGGACAGCCCATCTGCTG AGCTAGATAAGAAGGCGAACCTCCTGAAGTGTGAGTACTGTGGGAAGTACGCCCCTGCTGAGCAGTTCCGCGGCTCCAAGAGATTCTGCTCCATGACTTGCGCTAAGAG GTATAATGTGAGCTGTAGCCACCAATTCCggctgaagaggaaaaaaatgaaagaatttcagGAAGCCAACTACGCCCGCGTTCGCCGGCGCGGACCCCGTCGCGGCTCCTCGGACATCGCCCGTGCCAAGATCCAGGGCAAGCGCCACCGA GGTCAAGAGGACTCTAGCCGGGGTTCAGATAATTCCAGTTACGATGAGGCACTCTCTCCAACATCTCCTGGGCCTTTATCCGTGAGAGCAGGGCATGGAGAACGTGACCTGGGGAATCCCAACACAGCTC
- the PHC1 gene encoding polyhomeotic-like protein 1 isoform X1: METESEQNSNSTNGSSGSGGSSRPQIAQMSLYERQAVQALQALQRQPNAAQYFHQFMLQQQLSNAQLHSLAAVQQATIAASRQASSPNTSTAQQQTSTTQASINLATTSAAQLISRSQSVSSPSATTLTQSVLLGNTTSPPLNQSQAQMYLRPQLGNLLQVNRTLGRNVPLASQLILMPNGAVAAVQQEAPSAQSPGVHTDADQVQNLAVRNQQASAQGPQMQGSAQKAIPPGASPVSSLSQASSQALAVAQASSGASGQSLNLSQASGGSGTSIPGSMGPGGGGQAPGGLGQLPSSGMGGGGSCPRKGTGVVQPLPAAQAVTVSQGSQTEAESAAAKKAEADGAGQQNVGMNLTRTATPAPSQTLISSATYTQIQPHSLIQQQQQIHLQQKQVVIQQQIAIHHQQQFPHRQSQLLHTATHLQLAQQQQQQQQQATTLTAPQPPPGPPTQPVPPSPSQQPAQTLVVQPMLQSSPLSLPPDPAPKPPIPIQSKPPAAPLKPPQLGAAKMSAAQQPPPHIPVQVVGTRQPGTAQAQALGLAQLAAAVPTSRGMPGTVPPGQAHLASSPPSSQAPGALQECPPTLASGMTLAPVQGTAHVVKGGATTSSPVVAQVPAAFYMQSVHLPGKPQTLAVKRKAESEEERDDVSTLSSMIPAKTSPVVESPKAMEEKGSLGDKAEPVTSANANTLSSDIVALAPAPSAPPPSLAMVSRQMGDSKPPQAIVKPQILTHIIEGFVIQEGAEPFPVGCSQLLKESEKPLQTGLTTGLNENQSGGPLGGDSPSAELDKKANLLKCEYCGKYAPAEQFRGSKRFCSMTCAKRYNVSCSHQFRLKRKKMKEFQEANYARVRRRGPRRGSSDIARAKIQGKRHRGQEDSSRGSDNSSYDEALSPTSPGPLSVRAGHGERDLGNPNTAPPTPELHGINPVFLSSNPSRWSVEEVYEFIASLQGCQEIAEEFRSQEIDGQALLLLKEEHLMSAMNIKLGPALKICAKINVLKET, translated from the exons ATGGAGACTGAGAGTGAACAGAACTCCAACTCCACCAATGGGAGTTCCGGCTCTGGGGGCAGCTCTCGGCCCCAGATCGCTCAAATGTCACTGTATGAACGGCAGGCCGTGCAG gCTCTGCAGGCACTGCAGCGTCAGCCCAACGCGGCTCAGTATTTCCACCAGTTCATGCTCCAGCAGCAGCTCAGCAATGCCCAGCTGCATAGCCTGGCTGCCGTCCAGCAG GCCACAATTGCTGCCAGTCGGCAGGCCAGCTCCCCAAACACCAGCACTGCACAGCAGCAGACCTCCACCACCCAGGCCTCC ATCAATCTGGCCACCACGTCGGCCGCCCAGCTCATCAGCCGGTCCCAGAGTGTGAGCTCTCCCAGTGCTACCACTTTGACCCAATCTGTGCTACTGGGGaacaccacctccccacccctcaacCAGTCCCAGGCCCAGATGTATCTGCGG CCACAGCTGGGAAACCTATTGCAGGTAAACCGGACCCTGGGCCGGAATGTGCCTCTAGCCTCCCAACTCATCCTGATGCCTAACGGGGCGGTGGCTGCAGTCCAGCAGGAGGCGCCATCTGCTCAGTCTCCTGGAGTCCACACAGATGCCGATCAG GTGCAGAACTTGGCCGTCAGGAACCAGCAGGCCTCCGCCCAAGGACCCCAAATGCAAGGCTCTGCTCAGAAGGCCATCCCTCCTGGGGCCTCCCCTGTCTCCAGCCTCTCCCAGGCTTCTAGCCAGGCCCTTGCGGTGGCTCAGGCTTCCTCTGGGGCCTCAGGCCAGTCCCTCAACCTTAGTCAAGCTAGTGGAGGCAGTGGGACTAGCATCCCAGGGTCCATGGGTCCTGGAGGAGGCGGCCAGGCTCCTGGGGGCTTGGGGCAGTTACCTTCCTCAGGAATGGGTGGTGGTGGGAGCTGCCCCAGGAAGGGCACCGGAGTGGTGCAGCCCTTGCCTGCAGCCCAGGCAGTGACTGTGAGTCAGGGCAGCCAGACAGAAGCAGAAAGTGCAGCGGCCaagaaagcagaagcagatggGGCTGGTCAGCAGAACGTGGGCATGAACCTCACCCGGACCGCCACTCCTGCTCCCAGCCAGACCCTCATTAGCTCAG CCACCTACACGCAGATCCAGCCCCACTCCCtgattcagcagcagcagcagatccaCCTCCAGCAGAAGCAGGTGGTGATCCAGCAGCAGATCGCcatccaccaccagcagcagTTCCCGCACCGCCAGTCCCAGCTTCTGCACACGGCCACGCACCTCCAGctggcccagcagcagcagcagcagcagcagcaggccaccACCCTCACTGCCCCGCAGCCTCCGCCGGGCCCCCCGACCCAGCCGGTCCCGCCGTCCCCGTCCCAGCAGCCAGCCCAGACCCTGGTCGTCCAGCCCATGCTGCAGTCTTCACCGCTGTCCCTGCCGCCGGACCCCGCCCCCAAGCCCCCCATCCCCATTCAGTCCAAACCACCGGCAGCCCCTCTCAAGCCCCCTCAGCTAGGGGCTGCCAAGATGTCCGCTGcccagcagcccccaccccacatccCCGTGCAAGTGGTGGGCACCCGGCAGCCGGGTACAGCCCAGGCCCAGGCTTTGGGGCTGGCCCAGCTGGCAGCTGCTGTCCCCACTTCCCGGGGGATGCCAGGCACAGTGCCGCCGGGCCAGGCCCACTTGGCCTCCTCGCCGCCTTCATCCCAGGCCCCGGGTGCGCTGCAGGAGTGCCCGCCCACGTTGGCCTCAGGGATGACCCTGGCCCCTGTGCAGGGGACGGCGCACGTGGTGAAGGGCGGGGCGACCACCTCCTCGCCCGTGGTGGCCCAGGTCCCTGCCGCCTTCTACATGCAGTCTGTGCACTTGCCG GGCAAACCCCAGACACTGGCTGTAAAGCGCAAGGCTGAGTCTGAGGAGGAGCGAGATGACGTCTCCACATTGAGTTCAATGATTCCCGCGAAGACATCTCCAGTGGTAGAGAGCCCGAAGGCCATGGAGGAGAAGGGCAGTCTTGGAG ATAAAGCTGAGCCAGTGACCAGCGCGAACGCTAACACCCTGAGCAGTGACATTGTAGCTTTGGCTCCCGCCCCATCAGCGCCCCCTCCTTCACTGGCCATGGTGTCCAGACAGATGGGTGACTCCAAGCCCCCCCAGGCCATTGTGAAGCCCCAGATCCTCACCCACATCATCGAAGGCTTTGTTATCCAGGAAGGAGCAGAGCCTTTCCCG GTGGGCTGTTCTCAGTTATTGAAAGAGtctgagaagcccctgcagacTGGCCTCACCACAGGACTGAATGAGAATCAGTCGGGTGGTCCCTTGGGTGGGGACAGCCCATCTGCTG AGCTAGATAAGAAGGCGAACCTCCTGAAGTGTGAGTACTGTGGGAAGTACGCCCCTGCTGAGCAGTTCCGCGGCTCCAAGAGATTCTGCTCCATGACTTGCGCTAAGAG GTATAATGTGAGCTGTAGCCACCAATTCCggctgaagaggaaaaaaatgaaagaatttcagGAAGCCAACTACGCCCGCGTTCGCCGGCGCGGACCCCGTCGCGGCTCCTCGGACATCGCCCGTGCCAAGATCCAGGGCAAGCGCCACCGA GGTCAAGAGGACTCTAGCCGGGGTTCAGATAATTCCAGTTACGATGAGGCACTCTCTCCAACATCTCCTGGGCCTTTATCCGTGAGAGCAGGGCATGGAGAACGTGACCTGGGGAATCCCAACACAGCTC
- the PHC1 gene encoding polyhomeotic-like protein 1 isoform X4, translating to METESEQNSNSTNGSSGSGGSSRPQIAQMSLYERQAVQALQALQRQPNAAQYFHQFMLQQQLSNAQLHSLAAVQQATIAASRQASSPNTSTAQQQTSTTQASINLATTSAAQLISRSQSVSSPSATTLTQSVLLGNTTSPPLNQSQAQMYLRVQNLAVRNQQASAQGPQMQGSAQKAIPPGASPVSSLSQASSQALAVAQASSGASGQSLNLSQASGGSGTSIPGSMGPGGGGQAPGGLGQLPSSGMGGGGSCPRKGTGVVQPLPAAQAVTVSQGSQTEAESAAAKKAEADGAGQQNVGMNLTRTATPAPSQTLISSATYTQIQPHSLIQQQQQIHLQQKQVVIQQQIAIHHQQQFPHRQSQLLHTATHLQLAQQQQQQQQQATTLTAPQPPPGPPTQPVPPSPSQQPAQTLVVQPMLQSSPLSLPPDPAPKPPIPIQSKPPAAPLKPPQLGAAKMSAAQQPPPHIPVQVVGTRQPGTAQAQALGLAQLAAAVPTSRGMPGTVPPGQAHLASSPPSSQAPGALQECPPTLASGMTLAPVQGTAHVVKGGATTSSPVVAQVPAAFYMQSVHLPGKPQTLAVKRKAESEEERDDVSTLSSMIPAKTSPVVESPKAMEEKGSLGDKAEPVTSANANTLSSDIVALAPAPSAPPPSLAMVSRQMGDSKPPQAIVKPQILTHIIEGFVIQEGAEPFPVGCSQLLKESEKPLQTGLTTGLNENQSGGPLGGDSPSAELDKKANLLKCEYCGKYAPAEQFRGSKRFCSMTCAKRYNVSCSHQFRLKRKKMKEFQEANYARVRRRGPRRGSSDIARAKIQGKRHRGQEDSSRGSDNSSYDEALSPTSPGPLSVRAGHGERDLGNPNTAPPTPELHGINPVFLSSNPSRWSVEEVYEFIASLQGCQEIAEEFRSQEIDGQALLLLKEEHLMSAMNIKLGPALKICAKINVLKET from the exons ATGGAGACTGAGAGTGAACAGAACTCCAACTCCACCAATGGGAGTTCCGGCTCTGGGGGCAGCTCTCGGCCCCAGATCGCTCAAATGTCACTGTATGAACGGCAGGCCGTGCAG gCTCTGCAGGCACTGCAGCGTCAGCCCAACGCGGCTCAGTATTTCCACCAGTTCATGCTCCAGCAGCAGCTCAGCAATGCCCAGCTGCATAGCCTGGCTGCCGTCCAGCAG GCCACAATTGCTGCCAGTCGGCAGGCCAGCTCCCCAAACACCAGCACTGCACAGCAGCAGACCTCCACCACCCAGGCCTCC ATCAATCTGGCCACCACGTCGGCCGCCCAGCTCATCAGCCGGTCCCAGAGTGTGAGCTCTCCCAGTGCTACCACTTTGACCCAATCTGTGCTACTGGGGaacaccacctccccacccctcaacCAGTCCCAGGCCCAGATGTATCTGCGG GTGCAGAACTTGGCCGTCAGGAACCAGCAGGCCTCCGCCCAAGGACCCCAAATGCAAGGCTCTGCTCAGAAGGCCATCCCTCCTGGGGCCTCCCCTGTCTCCAGCCTCTCCCAGGCTTCTAGCCAGGCCCTTGCGGTGGCTCAGGCTTCCTCTGGGGCCTCAGGCCAGTCCCTCAACCTTAGTCAAGCTAGTGGAGGCAGTGGGACTAGCATCCCAGGGTCCATGGGTCCTGGAGGAGGCGGCCAGGCTCCTGGGGGCTTGGGGCAGTTACCTTCCTCAGGAATGGGTGGTGGTGGGAGCTGCCCCAGGAAGGGCACCGGAGTGGTGCAGCCCTTGCCTGCAGCCCAGGCAGTGACTGTGAGTCAGGGCAGCCAGACAGAAGCAGAAAGTGCAGCGGCCaagaaagcagaagcagatggGGCTGGTCAGCAGAACGTGGGCATGAACCTCACCCGGACCGCCACTCCTGCTCCCAGCCAGACCCTCATTAGCTCAG CCACCTACACGCAGATCCAGCCCCACTCCCtgattcagcagcagcagcagatccaCCTCCAGCAGAAGCAGGTGGTGATCCAGCAGCAGATCGCcatccaccaccagcagcagTTCCCGCACCGCCAGTCCCAGCTTCTGCACACGGCCACGCACCTCCAGctggcccagcagcagcagcagcagcagcagcaggccaccACCCTCACTGCCCCGCAGCCTCCGCCGGGCCCCCCGACCCAGCCGGTCCCGCCGTCCCCGTCCCAGCAGCCAGCCCAGACCCTGGTCGTCCAGCCCATGCTGCAGTCTTCACCGCTGTCCCTGCCGCCGGACCCCGCCCCCAAGCCCCCCATCCCCATTCAGTCCAAACCACCGGCAGCCCCTCTCAAGCCCCCTCAGCTAGGGGCTGCCAAGATGTCCGCTGcccagcagcccccaccccacatccCCGTGCAAGTGGTGGGCACCCGGCAGCCGGGTACAGCCCAGGCCCAGGCTTTGGGGCTGGCCCAGCTGGCAGCTGCTGTCCCCACTTCCCGGGGGATGCCAGGCACAGTGCCGCCGGGCCAGGCCCACTTGGCCTCCTCGCCGCCTTCATCCCAGGCCCCGGGTGCGCTGCAGGAGTGCCCGCCCACGTTGGCCTCAGGGATGACCCTGGCCCCTGTGCAGGGGACGGCGCACGTGGTGAAGGGCGGGGCGACCACCTCCTCGCCCGTGGTGGCCCAGGTCCCTGCCGCCTTCTACATGCAGTCTGTGCACTTGCCG GGCAAACCCCAGACACTGGCTGTAAAGCGCAAGGCTGAGTCTGAGGAGGAGCGAGATGACGTCTCCACATTGAGTTCAATGATTCCCGCGAAGACATCTCCAGTGGTAGAGAGCCCGAAGGCCATGGAGGAGAAGGGCAGTCTTGGAG ATAAAGCTGAGCCAGTGACCAGCGCGAACGCTAACACCCTGAGCAGTGACATTGTAGCTTTGGCTCCCGCCCCATCAGCGCCCCCTCCTTCACTGGCCATGGTGTCCAGACAGATGGGTGACTCCAAGCCCCCCCAGGCCATTGTGAAGCCCCAGATCCTCACCCACATCATCGAAGGCTTTGTTATCCAGGAAGGAGCAGAGCCTTTCCCG GTGGGCTGTTCTCAGTTATTGAAAGAGtctgagaagcccctgcagacTGGCCTCACCACAGGACTGAATGAGAATCAGTCGGGTGGTCCCTTGGGTGGGGACAGCCCATCTGCTG AGCTAGATAAGAAGGCGAACCTCCTGAAGTGTGAGTACTGTGGGAAGTACGCCCCTGCTGAGCAGTTCCGCGGCTCCAAGAGATTCTGCTCCATGACTTGCGCTAAGAG GTATAATGTGAGCTGTAGCCACCAATTCCggctgaagaggaaaaaaatgaaagaatttcagGAAGCCAACTACGCCCGCGTTCGCCGGCGCGGACCCCGTCGCGGCTCCTCGGACATCGCCCGTGCCAAGATCCAGGGCAAGCGCCACCGA GGTCAAGAGGACTCTAGCCGGGGTTCAGATAATTCCAGTTACGATGAGGCACTCTCTCCAACATCTCCTGGGCCTTTATCCGTGAGAGCAGGGCATGGAGAACGTGACCTGGGGAATCCCAACACAGCTC
- the PHC1 gene encoding polyhomeotic-like protein 1 isoform X3: METESEQNSNSTNGSSGSGGSSRPQIAQMSLYERQAVQALQALQRQPNAAQYFHQFMLQQQLSNAQLHSLAAVQQATIAASRQASSPNTSTAQQQTSTTQASINLATTSAAQLISRSQSVSSPSATTLTQSVLLGNTTSPPLNQSQAQMYLRVNRTLGRNVPLASQLILMPNGAVAAVQQEAPSAQSPGVHTDADQVQNLAVRNQQASAQGPQMQGSAQKAIPPGASPVSSLSQASSQALAVAQASSGASGQSLNLSQASGGSGTSIPGSMGPGGGGQAPGGLGQLPSSGMGGGGSCPRKGTGVVQPLPAAQAVTVSQGSQTEAESAAAKKAEADGAGQQNVGMNLTRTATPAPSQTLISSATYTQIQPHSLIQQQQQIHLQQKQVVIQQQIAIHHQQQFPHRQSQLLHTATHLQLAQQQQQQQQQATTLTAPQPPPGPPTQPVPPSPSQQPAQTLVVQPMLQSSPLSLPPDPAPKPPIPIQSKPPAAPLKPPQLGAAKMSAAQQPPPHIPVQVVGTRQPGTAQAQALGLAQLAAAVPTSRGMPGTVPPGQAHLASSPPSSQAPGALQECPPTLASGMTLAPVQGTAHVVKGGATTSSPVVAQVPAAFYMQSVHLPGKPQTLAVKRKAESEEERDDVSTLSSMIPAKTSPVVESPKAMEEKGSLGDKAEPVTSANANTLSSDIVALAPAPSAPPPSLAMVSRQMGDSKPPQAIVKPQILTHIIEGFVIQEGAEPFPVGCSQLLKESEKPLQTGLTTGLNENQSGGPLGGDSPSAELDKKANLLKCEYCGKYAPAEQFRGSKRFCSMTCAKRYNVSCSHQFRLKRKKMKEFQEANYARVRRRGPRRGSSDIARAKIQGKRHRGQEDSSRGSDNSSYDEALSPTSPGPLSVRAGHGERDLGNPNTAPPTPELHGINPVFLSSNPSRWSVEEVYEFIASLQGCQEIAEEFRSQEIDGQALLLLKEEHLMSAMNIKLGPALKICAKINVLKET, translated from the exons ATGGAGACTGAGAGTGAACAGAACTCCAACTCCACCAATGGGAGTTCCGGCTCTGGGGGCAGCTCTCGGCCCCAGATCGCTCAAATGTCACTGTATGAACGGCAGGCCGTGCAG gCTCTGCAGGCACTGCAGCGTCAGCCCAACGCGGCTCAGTATTTCCACCAGTTCATGCTCCAGCAGCAGCTCAGCAATGCCCAGCTGCATAGCCTGGCTGCCGTCCAGCAG GCCACAATTGCTGCCAGTCGGCAGGCCAGCTCCCCAAACACCAGCACTGCACAGCAGCAGACCTCCACCACCCAGGCCTCC ATCAATCTGGCCACCACGTCGGCCGCCCAGCTCATCAGCCGGTCCCAGAGTGTGAGCTCTCCCAGTGCTACCACTTTGACCCAATCTGTGCTACTGGGGaacaccacctccccacccctcaacCAGTCCCAGGCCCAGATGTATCTGCGG GTAAACCGGACCCTGGGCCGGAATGTGCCTCTAGCCTCCCAACTCATCCTGATGCCTAACGGGGCGGTGGCTGCAGTCCAGCAGGAGGCGCCATCTGCTCAGTCTCCTGGAGTCCACACAGATGCCGATCAG GTGCAGAACTTGGCCGTCAGGAACCAGCAGGCCTCCGCCCAAGGACCCCAAATGCAAGGCTCTGCTCAGAAGGCCATCCCTCCTGGGGCCTCCCCTGTCTCCAGCCTCTCCCAGGCTTCTAGCCAGGCCCTTGCGGTGGCTCAGGCTTCCTCTGGGGCCTCAGGCCAGTCCCTCAACCTTAGTCAAGCTAGTGGAGGCAGTGGGACTAGCATCCCAGGGTCCATGGGTCCTGGAGGAGGCGGCCAGGCTCCTGGGGGCTTGGGGCAGTTACCTTCCTCAGGAATGGGTGGTGGTGGGAGCTGCCCCAGGAAGGGCACCGGAGTGGTGCAGCCCTTGCCTGCAGCCCAGGCAGTGACTGTGAGTCAGGGCAGCCAGACAGAAGCAGAAAGTGCAGCGGCCaagaaagcagaagcagatggGGCTGGTCAGCAGAACGTGGGCATGAACCTCACCCGGACCGCCACTCCTGCTCCCAGCCAGACCCTCATTAGCTCAG CCACCTACACGCAGATCCAGCCCCACTCCCtgattcagcagcagcagcagatccaCCTCCAGCAGAAGCAGGTGGTGATCCAGCAGCAGATCGCcatccaccaccagcagcagTTCCCGCACCGCCAGTCCCAGCTTCTGCACACGGCCACGCACCTCCAGctggcccagcagcagcagcagcagcagcagcaggccaccACCCTCACTGCCCCGCAGCCTCCGCCGGGCCCCCCGACCCAGCCGGTCCCGCCGTCCCCGTCCCAGCAGCCAGCCCAGACCCTGGTCGTCCAGCCCATGCTGCAGTCTTCACCGCTGTCCCTGCCGCCGGACCCCGCCCCCAAGCCCCCCATCCCCATTCAGTCCAAACCACCGGCAGCCCCTCTCAAGCCCCCTCAGCTAGGGGCTGCCAAGATGTCCGCTGcccagcagcccccaccccacatccCCGTGCAAGTGGTGGGCACCCGGCAGCCGGGTACAGCCCAGGCCCAGGCTTTGGGGCTGGCCCAGCTGGCAGCTGCTGTCCCCACTTCCCGGGGGATGCCAGGCACAGTGCCGCCGGGCCAGGCCCACTTGGCCTCCTCGCCGCCTTCATCCCAGGCCCCGGGTGCGCTGCAGGAGTGCCCGCCCACGTTGGCCTCAGGGATGACCCTGGCCCCTGTGCAGGGGACGGCGCACGTGGTGAAGGGCGGGGCGACCACCTCCTCGCCCGTGGTGGCCCAGGTCCCTGCCGCCTTCTACATGCAGTCTGTGCACTTGCCG GGCAAACCCCAGACACTGGCTGTAAAGCGCAAGGCTGAGTCTGAGGAGGAGCGAGATGACGTCTCCACATTGAGTTCAATGATTCCCGCGAAGACATCTCCAGTGGTAGAGAGCCCGAAGGCCATGGAGGAGAAGGGCAGTCTTGGAG ATAAAGCTGAGCCAGTGACCAGCGCGAACGCTAACACCCTGAGCAGTGACATTGTAGCTTTGGCTCCCGCCCCATCAGCGCCCCCTCCTTCACTGGCCATGGTGTCCAGACAGATGGGTGACTCCAAGCCCCCCCAGGCCATTGTGAAGCCCCAGATCCTCACCCACATCATCGAAGGCTTTGTTATCCAGGAAGGAGCAGAGCCTTTCCCG GTGGGCTGTTCTCAGTTATTGAAAGAGtctgagaagcccctgcagacTGGCCTCACCACAGGACTGAATGAGAATCAGTCGGGTGGTCCCTTGGGTGGGGACAGCCCATCTGCTG AGCTAGATAAGAAGGCGAACCTCCTGAAGTGTGAGTACTGTGGGAAGTACGCCCCTGCTGAGCAGTTCCGCGGCTCCAAGAGATTCTGCTCCATGACTTGCGCTAAGAG GTATAATGTGAGCTGTAGCCACCAATTCCggctgaagaggaaaaaaatgaaagaatttcagGAAGCCAACTACGCCCGCGTTCGCCGGCGCGGACCCCGTCGCGGCTCCTCGGACATCGCCCGTGCCAAGATCCAGGGCAAGCGCCACCGA GGTCAAGAGGACTCTAGCCGGGGTTCAGATAATTCCAGTTACGATGAGGCACTCTCTCCAACATCTCCTGGGCCTTTATCCGTGAGAGCAGGGCATGGAGAACGTGACCTGGGGAATCCCAACACAGCTC